GTTGGGGTACGCTCAGCCTTCTCCAATAGAGTTCTCAGTAAATCTTCCGATACATCCTTGTTGGTGTATTTTCTTATTGTCTTTCTTGTATTGATAGTTTTCATTTTAGATAATTTTGATGTTACAAAGTTAAGTAAATGTTTTCTATTTTGGAAAACAATTCGTAACTTCGCAGACGAAAAAAATTCTAAAACGACAATAATGGAAACCAAACAAACTTACTCATTCGATGAAGCTTTTCAAGCATCTTTAGCTTATTTCGGTGGAGACGAACTTGCTGCTCGTGTGTGGGTCAACAAGTATGCGATGAAGGATAGCTTCGGAAATATCTATGAGAAGTCGCCAGAACAGATGCATTGGCGCATTGCTAACGAGATAGCTCGTATTGAAAACAAATATAAGAACCCTTTGACGGCACAGGAGGTTTTCGATCTCTTGCACCATTTCAAATATATTATCCCTGCTGGTAGTCCGATGACGGGTATCGGTAATAACTATCAGGTAGCATCCCTTTCTAACTGTTTCGTAATCGGTTTGGACGGTAATGCCGATTCTTATGGTGCCATTATGCGTATTGACGAAGAGCAGGTACAGCTGATGAAGCGTCGTGGTGGAGTAGGACATGACTTGACTCATATCCGTCCGAAAGGTTCACCAGTGAACAACTCAGCCCTGACTTCAACGGGTCTTGTTCCTTTCATGGAGCGTTATTCAAACAGTACTCGTGAGGTAGCGCAGGATGGTCGTCGTGGTGCCTTGATGCTTTCTGTAAGTATTAAGCATCCAGATTCAGAGGCGTTTATCGATGCCAAGATGGAAGAAGGTAAGGTGACCGGTGCTAATGTGTCGGTGAAGATTACCGATGAGTTCATGCAGGCAGTCGTTGAGGATAAGACATACGTACAGCAGTTCCCTACGAATAGTAGCGAACCAAGCGTAACGAAGGAGATTTCTGCTAAGGAATTGTGGGAAAAGATTGTACATAACGCATGGAAGAGTGCCGAGCCAGGCGTACTGTTTTGGGATACAATTATCCGAGAGAGTATTCCTGATTGTTATGCAGACCTTGGTTTCCAGACCGTTTCAACGAACCCATGTGGTGAGATTCCACTCTGTCCATATGATAGTTGTCGACTCCTTTCGTTGAATCTTTATTCATACGTTATCGACCCATTTACAGACCATGCACGCTTCGATATGGAATTGTTCAAGCGTCATGCACAACTCGCACAGCGATTGATGGACGACATCATCGACCTTGAGATGGAGAAAATCGACCTCATCATGTCGAAGATAAAGACCGATCCTCAGGTGGATGAGGTGAAGAGTGCAGAGTATCATCTTTGGGAGAAGATCAAGAAAAAGAGCTGTCAGGGTCGTCGTACAGGTGTGGGAATCACCGCTGAGGGCGATATGATAGCAGCTATGGGCTTGCGTTATGGAACACAGGAAGCAACCGATTTCTCTGTTGATATTCATCGCACATTGGCTCTGAATGCTTATCGTTCATCGGTGACAATGGCACAGGAACGTGGTGCGTTTGAGATATATGATGCTAAGCGAGAGGAGAAGAATCCGTTTATTCTTCGTTTGAAGGAGGCTGACGGACAGCTCTACGAGGATATGAAGAAGTATGGTCGTAGAAATATTGCCTGTCTGACGATTGCTCCTACGGGTACAACCTCGCTCATGACACAGACAACATCGGGTATTGAACCTGTCTTTA
The nucleotide sequence above comes from Prevotella melaninogenica ATCC 25845. Encoded proteins:
- a CDS encoding adenosylcobalamin-dependent ribonucleoside-diphosphate reductase produces the protein METKQTYSFDEAFQASLAYFGGDELAARVWVNKYAMKDSFGNIYEKSPEQMHWRIANEIARIENKYKNPLTAQEVFDLLHHFKYIIPAGSPMTGIGNNYQVASLSNCFVIGLDGNADSYGAIMRIDEEQVQLMKRRGGVGHDLTHIRPKGSPVNNSALTSTGLVPFMERYSNSTREVAQDGRRGALMLSVSIKHPDSEAFIDAKMEEGKVTGANVSVKITDEFMQAVVEDKTYVQQFPTNSSEPSVTKEISAKELWEKIVHNAWKSAEPGVLFWDTIIRESIPDCYADLGFQTVSTNPCGEIPLCPYDSCRLLSLNLYSYVIDPFTDHARFDMELFKRHAQLAQRLMDDIIDLEMEKIDLIMSKIKTDPQVDEVKSAEYHLWEKIKKKSCQGRRTGVGITAEGDMIAAMGLRYGTQEATDFSVDIHRTLALNAYRSSVTMAQERGAFEIYDAKREEKNPFILRLKEADGQLYEDMKKYGRRNIACLTIAPTGTTSLMTQTTSGIEPVFMPVYKRRRKVNPNDTDVHVDFVDEVGDSFEEYIVYHRKFLTWMEVNGIDTQKKYSQEEIDELVKRSPYYKATANDVDWLMKVRMQGEIQKWVDHSISVTVNLPNQVDEELVNKLYVEAWRSGCKGCTIYRDGSRSGVMISVSKKDKTKDEKPVDEEKVKDLNSAEEHHEHICNHPNVIEVRPKELECDVVRFQNNKEKWVAFVGLLEGYPYEIFTGLQDDEEGIALPKSVTKGKIIKQTAEDGSHRYDFQFENKRGYKTTVEGLSEKFNPEYWNYAKLISGVLRYRMPIDHVIKLVGSLQLKNESINTWKNGVERALKKYVVDGTSASGLKCPVCGQETLVYQEGCLICTNCGASRCG